AAGCGAATACGGCAAAGGCACGACTTTTACGCTGGAGCTTCCTCGGTAATAGTTCTCAGTTATTAGTTACTAGTTTCAAGTTTTAATCTTGAACCGCATAACTAATTTTCCTTTTTAACTTTTTGCCTATATAATATTTTCAAAGTAACATTATTGTCACATTTTATTGTTCACTGTTTTGTGGTTTCATATCTATAGCTTTCATTGTCACATTATTGTCACATTTTACTTTTTGCAGAGATTCTGATTCAGGGTCAAGACGAACCAAAGTGTTTTTAAATATTTTTTGAATTTCTTCCGGTTTATCTGAAATATCTTGCACAGTAGCGGGATGTGAATTCCTGAAACCGGCATTTTCTCTTTTGCTCTTATTTATATCTTCAATATACTCATTTATTTCCTCTTCGCTTTTATTCAATACATCATCGTCGGGTTCGTATTTTGTAAATTTTTCCTTATCGGTAACCCAGACAGTTGTATCGTATCCTTCTTCACCAAATTCTTCCAGATCATAGTCGATTTTTTTCAGATGTGCTTCTGCTCCTTTGTTATTTGTTTCAATCATAAGCAGACGTGTAAGTTTTGTGATTTTATCGAGTATGCTTGAAATGTTGAGTTCTTTATCTTTCCCTGACTCTTCCAGCAAGCTGTAATAAATTGTAGGAATTTTGAAATTTTTTCTATTCGGTTCAGCTTCATGCAGCCGTTTTCAAAAAGCATTTCGTTTATCATATCCTCTTTGGCAATGAGAATATAAGGGGCGAGTTCCCTGTTCCATCTCATTATGGTTACGCGGTGAACTCCCAGCTCGTTTGCAATTTTGTACATCGGCATTCCCATTGATTTAAGCTCGATGAATTTCATTTTAACATTCATGTTAAACATATTTATTTCCTTTCTTTGTTTTAGTTAAAAAAATTTTCAGAGAAAGTAGGAAATATGTTTTAAGAAAAAAATTGAGTGTTACGCATTAGTACTAATAGGTAAAAATATTTTTTTAGGGGTTGACAGGAGGAGGGGAAAGTAGAATGTAGAATGTAGAATGTAAAATGTAGAATGTAGAATTTTAACCACCCCCTTCCCCCTCCTTAGAAAAAGGAGGGGGCTTGAGCGAGATATAAAAATTGTTTCAGCAATATTATAATGCGACCTGACAGTCCGCCGCGCGGATCAATCCTGCCAGGTCAGAAAGTAACCACCCCCTTCCCCCCTCCTTGAAAGGAGTAGAATGTAGTAAGACCTGACAGGTTTTCAATCCTGTCAAGTCAAAAAGTAACCACCTCCTTGAATAGGAGTGGGAAGGAGTGAGATATTAAAATTGATTCAGGAATATTTTGAAGGTTTGAATATTTTTAATTTTCCAATATCGAATAGCTAATCGATCCCCTTCCTTTTTTACAAGGAGTGGGCAAGGGGCTTACAGTGCGACATGGCGGAGTGGTTTAATGTGTTTCTTGTATCTCGTTAGACCCCACCTAACCTCCCCCTAGTAAGGGGAGGAACATTACTCGCGCAGTCCCCCCTCCTTTTCAAGGAGGGGGCAGGGGGTGGTTTTTAAAAATTATTGTTTTAAAGGGAATACCCTGAAAAAATATTATCCCCGGCTTAAAGGCGTGGTAATTAAAAATCATATTACATAATTTTGATTTATGGAAGAAAATGAAATAAAAAAAGATTATTTATTTTTACCGGGAGTCATACTGATTTTTCTTGGTCTTATCATTTGTCTGTCATTATGGTTTATAATAATTGGTTTTCCTTTATTTCTCATTGGAGCAGCGTGTGTAGGTTTTAGCAAAAAATCTTCTGAATTAAAATTAAGATGGATTCTGTTACCTCTTGGATCTACTATTATTATAATTGGGATCTTCTATGCTGTGTATTTCAAAAGCAAACAAACAACTCCAAGGGACATTTTAATACCTGAAGGTTATAGAGGTAAAATTTACATTATTTATGATCAACCATGCGGAGTTGAAATTCCAAAAGAAAACGGCAGAGAAATTTATAGAATACCTTCAAATGGAATTTTAATTTGTAAGAAACAACAAGAATTTGGTACCTTGGATTACAATTATTATTTCGTTTCGAAAACAGGATTTCTTAAACTTATCCCTTATAAATACACAACTGATGGAGTGCCTAATACTGTTTATATTCAAAGTATGAGCGCTGGCAGTGCGGGCGGAGTTAATATACCTCAACATAACTTTGAAGATTTTTATATATTAAACACAGATAGCACTGAATATTATTATAAGGGGAATTATGAACAAAGAATCGATTCAATAAAAGCAAAGACATTAAGAGATTGCATCGGAAAATAAAAAAAGCCGTTCCGAAAATTTTTCCGAAACGGCTGATGGTTAAAGCGTAGTCAAAAATTTTATTACCTGCTGTAAACTCCTTTGGAAGTTGCTGTGTAAGTTTTTACAAGCTTATCACCGACATAGAGGTAACCCGTAACATCAAACTCTCCCCAATTCTCTTTTGTGGAAGAATAATAATCCTTCACGCATGTTTTTGCAACGTTGTCTAAATCGCGTGTAATTGTTTGTCCGTAGATGTAAACAGAATTGTTCTCGGGCTTCACTGTAACAATGTTCTTGCTGCGTGAGCGGCTTCTTTCAATGAAGTCTTCCTGCCATGCTTCATATTGCTTTCGGGAGTCAACAATATCAGGTGTTTCGATAGGGGTTGAAACCGTAGTGCTGTGGTCTAAAACTACGCTATCCTTTTTCTCTCCGAAGAAATAAAAGTAGCCTGCTGCACAGCCGGCAATAATCACGATGAAAAGAAGAAAAGGACCGATGCGCGTTCTTTCAGTTGTTGCGCCTCCTGCCTTTCCAGTCTTTTCTGTTTTTTTAATATACTTGTTCTCGACACCTCGAAATACTTCGTGATAATACTCAGGGTTATAGCGTGAATAAAATTCAGCTAACTGATTGTATTTTTCACGATTACTTACGATGTAGATTTCGAGTTCTTCTCTGGTCGGTTTGGCCATACCGTCAAAATTATTTACTAAATTCTTAAAATTAAATGATAATATTTCTAAAAATGAATATTTCGGTAAAGCTAAGTCTTGGGGATTTTGCATTTTTTTTCTGTTTTATTATCGTTTGACAGGCATTAATACATTTCCTGTGCCGTAACGCTTGGAAAAAAAATGGCAATTGTTTTAGGAATTTACGACCTTAAAACAAATCACAAAACTTAAAAATATACTTAGAGAAGATGAAAAACATTAAAATACAGCATATAAACGCTGTTTTTGGTGATTCAAAACGAGGGAAACATTTTTTATAAAATTCGTGAAAATACTTTTTGATACCGCCCCCTCAGTCCCCCCTCTCCCGATAAATCGGGACGTTCCGCTTATTCAGGAGGGGGAAGCTGGGAAATTATGATAACAAATTTTTGATTTTATAACTGACCTGACAGGATTGAAAACCTGTCAGGTCTATGTAGTATAAATTTTATTATTAATTACTCATTATTAATTATTAATTAGCGTTATCCGTTTCCTTCGGCTTTAAGCTTATCATACTCGGCAACAATTTTTACTTCAACTTCTTTCGGTACGTCTTCGTAATGTGAGAATTTTCTTCTATATGTTCCGCGGCCTTGAGTGAGTGAACGGAGCTTTGATGAGTACCCGCCCATTTCTGAGAGCGGCATCTGGCACTTTAATAACTGCATGTGCCCTTCTGCTTCCATACCGCCAATTCTTCCTCTGCGCGATGAAATGTCGCCTGAAACTGCGCCCATGAATTCTTCAGGGAAAACAATTTCAACATCGTAAATCGGCTCGAGTAGTACAGGCTTTGCATCTTTAAATCCTTTTCTGAATGCCTGCGCGCCTGCAATTTTGAATGACATATCGGATGAATCAACATCATGATATGAACCGAAGTGCAGTGCGACTTTAACATCTACAACAGGATATCCTGCAATAACTCCGTCAACCAATACTTCCTGAATTCCTTTTTCAACTGCGGGAATGAACTTGCCGGGAATTACTCCTCCCACGATTTCATTTATAAATTCAAAACCGCCGCCTCTTTCATTCGGCTCTAAGCGGATGTGAACGTGTCCGTATTGGCCGTGACCGCCTGATTGTTTTTTGTATTTGAACTCGGAATCTTTTACGACTGAACGGATAGTTTCTCTGTAAGGAATCTTCGGCTCTTCAACTTCAACATCAAGTCCGAACTTACTTTTTATTCTGCTGATGATAACGTTCAGGTGCATTTCACCTTGTCCGCTGATAAGTGTCTGATGTGTTTCAGGATGATGCGCAACAATAAATGTCGGGTCTTCTTCGTGCAATGTATGTAATGCTGCTGCAATTTTATCTTCCTCACCTTTTTTCTTAGGGAAGATTGCAAGCGTCATGTTATGCTCAGGATAAATTATATACGGCAGCACAACAGGGAAATTCTTTGAGCTTAATGTATTATTTGTATGTGTGTCTTTTAATTTTACAACGGCGGCAATATCTCCGCACTTCAGCTCCGTTACTTCTTTTCTGTCCTTACCGTTCATATAATAAAGCTGGGAAATACGTTCAGTCTTTCCGTTAGCTTCGTTAATTAAATCCATACCCGGCTTTATGCTTCCCGAGTAAACTCTGAAGAATGAAAGCTCACCGATATTTTTTTCTGAAACTGTTTTAAAAATAAATAAGCAGGGTTCGCCGTTAGGATTTGGAGCAACTTCAATAACGTCGTCTTTATTCGGGCTGTGACCGCGTTCGGCAGGTTTTTCCAATGGAGATTCTGCATACTCGCAGATGAAATCCATTACGGGTTTCACCCCTACACTATTTTTTCCCGATGCGCAGAACACAGGGAAAATTTTTCTTTCTTTCATTCCTTTATGAAGTCCGTAATTGATATCTTCTTCAGGAAGATTTTCATCGTTCTCGAAAAACTTTTCCATCAATGAGTCTTCTTCAGCAGCGATAACTTCCACAAACTGTTTATGATACTCATTTGCTTTATCTTTCAATGCATCCGGAATATCTTCTTCTGTGAAATCACCTTTGCCGTCTGATTTAAAACGAAGCACTTTCATTTTTGCCACGTCAACAACTGCATCGAATGCAGGTCCCGGATTTAAAGGGAACTGCACAACTGCAACTTCACTTCCGAAACTCTCGCGGAGCTGCTCTATACATTTATCAAAATCTGAATTATCCTGGTCAAGTTTATTAATTACAAAAATTATATTGTTCTCGTAATCTTTTGTGTAATGGAAGCTGAGTTCTGTTCCTACTTCCCTTCCTTTAAATGAATCAATTAAAAGAACTGATGTATCAGTTACACGAAGCGAAGATTTTACTTCGCCTAAGAAATCAATATATCCGGGAGTATCAATGATGTTAATTTTTCTCGCTTCGCCTTTTGAATTTTTCCACGTTGTATTTAAAACTGAGGAGTTAATTGAAATTTGTTTTTCTACTTCATCTTTGTGATAATCACTTACTGTGTTACCTTCTTCAATTTTTCCGAACCTGTTCGTTGTGCCCCCAACGTAAAGCATAGATTCTGCAAAAATTGTTTTACCAGTCGTTCCGTGCCCGATTATCGAAATATTCCTGATTTGATCTGATGTAAAAGTTGGCATATTTTCTCCTTAAAAGAATTTAATTAAGTAAAGTTGATAAATTTGAATGAATATTGATTTTAAAAACAGAGTATTGTTTGGTATAGAAATTGAGACTGTATGGAATGGTGAATGAAATGAGTTGGCGTTATTTCGGAAACCGCTGCCCCTAAAGCATAATTTTACTGCACAGTTATACAAAGAATTTTTATCCCCCTCCCATTCAGGGAGGGGGCGGGTGATACCGTGATCTGAATTATTGTTTAATCTAAACAAGGCTCAGTATAATAAAATTCTTGCAAAAACGTAACTTTTTTAGAAAAAATTACGTATATAATAAATTGTGCGACAAATGGGAAAAATTGTGTTTAAAAACCTGTTTATAGAAAATAACATTTAAAAATATAATTTGAAAGGAAAGACGATGACAATCAAAAAACTAAGGGAGCAGTCAGAAAATTTCAATCAGGAAATTTCGAAAGAGTTTTATCTTCAGGGCGCAGGACTTAAAAATGAAATTGACCTTGATGCAATTTATTCGAAGTATCCCGATATTCACAAGAAGGAAAACATCGACCTTATTCAGAAAGAAATTGAACACAACGAAGGTAACCCCTCAGAACAAAAAAAATTAACTATACTTCTCGAAAATCTTTACAATGAAATTATGGGATTCGAGCTCAGCGATCTTGCTATGCAGGAGCTTGCTGCTGAAACAAACGGCTCAATAGAGATTGATAATAAGAAGGTTCCTTTCCGTTCAGTCATGGGAGAGATATTAAGAACTCATGAACGCGAAAGAAGAAATGAAATTGAACTGAAGAAGGATGAATTTCTTGATAAGGAAATAAATCCTATTGCAAGACAGATGAACAGAAAGGAAAGCGGACTGATAAAGGGATTCGGCTTTAAGAATAAAATCGAAATGTTCCAGAAACTTTCCGGAATAGATTTATACAAAGTAAACTCGCAGATGCAGGACTTCCTTGCTAAAACCGAAGACATGTACATCGATACCCTTTCATTTTTTGCTAAGAAAAAACTGGGATTATCTATCGAGCAATTAAAGAGACATGACCTGATGTATATGAACAGAAGTCAGGAGTTTGATAAATATTTTCCTAAGAGCCAGATGATGGAAAAAATGAGCGGCTTTGTTTCAAAGATGGGAATAGATATAACTGCAAACAATAAAATTAGTTTTGATATAGAAAGCAGAGAGAATAAATCACCGAGGGCTTTCTGCTCACCGGTAAGAATTCCGCATGAAGTTTATCTTGTTCTTTCACCGCGAGGCGGAAAAGATGATTATACTACATTTCTGCACGAGCTCGGACATGCGCTGCATTTTGCAAATATAAATACTAATATGGGATTTGAATACAAATGGTTTGGTGATAACTCAGTAACGGAAGGTTTTGCAATGAACCTTGACCATCTGACATTAAATCCTTTATGGATGAAAAAAGTTCTTGATGTTGATTTTGAAAAGAACAGAGATTATTTCATTCAAAGAAATTTTGACGAGCTTATGATGCTCAGAAGATATGCAGGAAAAATTGATTATGAAATAAAGCTTGCAGAATCAGAAACTCTTGACGGAATGGATGAAGTTTATCAGAAGACACTAACCGAAGCAAATAAAATTCAATACAGCAAAGAAACTTATTTGCAGGATGTTGACGGATATTTTTATACCGCACGATATATAAGAGCGTGGATGTTCCAGGAAAATTTAAATGAAGTGTTGAGAAATAAATTTAACGAGGACTGGTTTGTAAATCCCGAAGCGGGAAAATTCCTGCTGGATATCTACAGTTACGGACAAAAATACAGCGCAGATGAACTGATGAAAATGCTGGGCAATGAAAATTTATCAGTAGAACCTTTGTATAAAAATATTTCAAAAGTGCTGACGAATTAAAAAATAAAAATAGTTATTTGATATGTGAAGACCTGATTTTGCGAAAGCGGAGTCAGGTTTTTTTGTTTGATACTATTTTTGATACCGCCCCCTCAGTCCCTCCCGACTTTGTCGGGACAAGCTCTCCTTGTAAAGGAGGGGGTTTGGTTCTTGACCTGACAGGTTTTCAATCCTGTCCGATCTCTTTAAATTAAACTTATATGATACCGCCCCCTCAGTCCCCTCCTTATAAAGGAGGGGGAAGCTCATGGTGAACTTGTGTACCACGGCTTAAAAGTAATCAGGTATCCAATCCCGATTTATCGGGGCCGTGGTAATTTTTTTTATTGTACTCCGTCCCAATTCGCCTTGGCGAACTGTTTGGGACGGAAATAATGAACGAAACTCTGTTTCGTTTTCATAAATGCGAAACGGAGTTTCGCACACTGTATTTCCAAACCGGAGTTTGGGAATGAGAAGAAACAATTTTTTAATCCTGACAGTTTTTTTGATACCGCCCCCTCAGTCCCCCTCCTTATAAAGGAGGGGGAAGAATCTCTTATACTATTTATCCGCGGCTTAAAAGTCGTGGTAATATGTTTTTAAATTATTTTTTATAGAGACATAAAATTTTGCGTCTCTACTATTAATTAATGCAAAGTAATCTTTGACCTGACAGGATTAATACGCCGCGATGGACTGTCAGGTCCACTTTCCCCACCCGTCATTTTCCTTTTATAACTTCAATATCTTTACTATTTTTACAGGTTAAATTAAAACAGATATAATCAAATTATGCCGAATCAGCTTCCAATTACTATATTAGGAATGGAAATATTAAGAAAGAAATCCAAGCCTGTAAAAAAAATCGATGCAGATTTTTTAGAATTAGTTGAAGATATGTTTTATACAATGAGAAAATCAAACGGGCAGGGTATTGCTGCGCCGCAGGTGAATTCTGATCTGGCAGTTTGCATTGTAGATGTCTCCCACCACAAGCAGTATAAAGATTTAAAGCCGTTTATATTAATTAATCCTGTAATTGAAAAAGAATCCGGCGAAGATGTAACAATGGAAGAAGGATGCCTCAGCATCCCGGGCTTCGGAGTAGATGTTACACGCAAAGAGAAAATTGTTCTTAAGTATGATGACTTTGCGTTAAAGTCTGTTACATTAGAAACAGATGATATGCTTGCACGGGTGATTCAGCATGAAGTTGACCATCTTAACGGAAAACTTATTACGGACTTCCTTACTCCCGAAGAAAAAAAAGAAAGAAAAGCAGAACTAAACAGAATTAAAAAAGGAGATTTTGAAATGAACTATCCTGTAATACTAAAAAAATAAGTTTGTAATTTTTAATACAAATATATAATTTTCCTTTTCGTTACCGCACAAAAGAAAATATCCTACAAACTAAAAAATAAAACAGCTATGAAGAAATTAATTACACTCTCATTGCTTCTTTTCGCATTCGCAGTCAACGCGCAATCGCTGCAACGGATACAAGAAGAAGAAAACCCTGTTTACAAAGAAGTAGTCGATAATTCTGAATATGCGCAGCTCTGGCGTCAGCTGTGCGATGCAAAAAAATCCGGTAACGAGCAGCTACATGCCTCAATACTTCGGGAGTTAAGAACAAACCACCCGGATAGATTGCATAGTGTAGCCCCGGAGTATGATGTTCTGAAAGTTAACGGACCTTTAGTTGAACCGCCGTTTATCGGCGACTGGGGTAATTTTAATACAAGAGTTTCTGCTTCATCAGTTTACTCAGGAGGAACAAATACATCTGCAGGTGAAAATCCAAAAACGCTCCGACTCAGGTCAGATAGTTTAGGTTCTTTATACTGCGCCTTTATTAAGTCAACGAGAGATTCATTAATCTTATGCAAAAGCTCAAACGGTGGAATGAACTGGAGTGTCATACAAAGATTTTCTGCTACTGCTCCATCCGTGTTTCACTCATTTGATTTTTATGCAACAGATTCAGCCAATACAACAAAGCTGGGTTTTGCAGTATCGATTGTAAGCGGCGCTGCAGCTACTGACGGGCAATTATATTTTGCACTCTGTAACGGTGACGGTTCAAACGTAAGAATCACTCAGGTGCAGGCTACTCCCGGAGGAAGAGGATTAATTAATCCTGCCATTATGTCCGATGGATCTCAGCACTCAGGCGACCTGACATACTGGTATATTACTTATTCAAGTTATAGTCCTTCAACACCAACAGCCAATGATGCGTTGGCTGCTATTACTCCTAACTGGGGAACATCATGGACTTATGCAATTGCAAGAAATACTTTTAACGATTATGATTTAGATATAGATTATGTGACATATCCGTCTGGTGACTCTGTTTATGTTATTCTTGCAAATAATTTAACCCTTACAAATGCAAATTTAAGAGTTCGTAAAATCTCGCTTGCAAGTTTCGGCGTAGGAGCCTGGGCTCAGGTAAACCCTGCAAATTCATCCGCTCCTGAATATGCATCGCAGCTTGCAGTAAACAGGGCAACAGGACAGATAGTCTGCACGTTTACTTCAGTACAAAGCGGAATAGAAACTATCGGATATAATTATACCACTCCGGGAGGACCAGGTTTTAATACTACAAGTTATCCATTTCTTGTAAACCAGTCTAACGCAACTGTTTTCCCGATGCTTAATATAAATCCGGCTGATAATATTTTCAGAGTTTCTTATCTAAGTAAAGGCGGCACAAGAGATACCGTTAAATACGCTTCATCCACTGATGTTTCAATAGGCTTTACAAGATTTGCAGGTCCGATTAATTACACTGCTAATGCTTCAAGTGATGTCGCTCCTGATGTAATGGGTGCAAAAGTATCTTCTTCATCTATTGGCGGCATAGTTTACGCAGCTTTTGGCAATGCAGGAACATATTATCATGGAGAGAATTTTCCACTAATAGGTATTTCAAACAATAACGGAACTCCTGAAGGATTTAATCTTTCGCAAAATTATCCTAATCCGTTCAACCCGACTACAAATATTAAGTTTAATATTCCTGTAAGCGGATTCACATCATTGAAAGTATATGATATAATCGGGAATGAAGTTGCAACACTTGTTAATCAAAATGTTCAGAAGGGAGAGTACTCAGTACAATTTAATACATCCGAATTAAATCTTTCAAGCGGAGTTTATTTCTATAGACTTACCACAGGAAACTTTACTGATGTAAAGAAGATGTCCCTGATTAAATAACTGAATACATTTATATAAAATTTTTAATTTGAACCTGACGGTCTTAACTGAACGTCAGGTTTATTTTTTTATTTATTTTTATTTAAAGAGGAATAATTTGAAAATAATATTTATGGGAACTCCGCAGTTTGCAGTTCCCTCACTGGATATATTAATAAAGAACGGTCACGAAATTTTATCCGTCGTAACCGTCCCCGATAAACCTAAAGGCAGAGGCCAGAAACTGGGAATTTCAGAAGTTAAGCAATATGCACTGGATAATAATTTGAAAGTGCTGCAGCCTGTTAAGTTAAGAGACGAAAATTTTCTGAATGAATTGAGAGAGCTTCAGCCTGATTTGATTATTGTGGTTGCATTCAGAGTTTTACCTGCAGTAATATTTGATATTCCGAAGTACGGAATATTTAATCTGCACGGCTCACTGCTGCCGAAGTACAGAGGCGCTGCACCGATTAACTGGGCAATAATTAACGGTGATAAGGAAACGGGAGTAACAACATTTTTCTTAAAAGAAAAAGTAGATACGGGAAACATAATTTTACAGTCGAAGATTGATATAAGTGAGAATGATACTTTCGGAGAAGTTTATGATAAGCTTTCAGCAATCGGCGCTGATTTAGTTCTGGAAACAGTAATAGAAATTGAGAAAGGCGAAGTGAAAATCATGGAGCAGAGAGACGAGCACTCCTCCCCTGCCCCAAAAATTTTTAAAGAAGATTGTAAGATTAACTGGAGAAAGTCATCTGAGGAAATTCATAATTTTATAAGAGGACTCTCACCGCATCCCACGGCATTTTCAACTCTGGATGGAAAGATATTTAAGATATACAGGACATTGAAAACAGAAATGAAATCAAATTCAGATGCAGGTACATTAGTGAAGGAAGAGAAAAAATTATTTGTGAATACGAAAGATTACATCCTTGAGATACTTGAGCTGCAGCTTGAAGGCAAAAAAAGAATGAAGGCAATAGATTTTTTGAATGGAATGGATATGAGTAAGGAACACAAATTGGTATGATTATTAATGATTATTAATGAGACTATGTAGTTGAAATGAATCATAAAAATCATTTAAAATCAGCGCAATCAGTGATTGAAATCACTCATTAATTGAATAGAATTAACCATTGGATTTAATTAATTTCAACAAAAATTTTTTATGGAGTATATATGGCTAAAGAAAAGAAAATAAATCCCACAGAACTCAGGCTCCAGGAGGTGGATAAAGAAATTTCCGAACTTACAGAACAGAGAAATTCGTTAATTGCTCACTGGAATCTTGAGAAAAACTTAATAAAAACAATCCGCTCTTCAAAAGAAGAAATTGAAAACTTAAAAGCAGAAGCGGATAAGCAGGAACGCGAGGGCAACCTTGCAAAAGTAGCTGAGATACGTTACGGCAAACTGCTTGACCTCAATAAAGTTATAGAAAAAAATACTGCTGAACTTGCCGAGCTTCAGAAGACAAACAAAATGCTGAAGGAAGAAGTTGATGCAGAAGATATTGCAGAGATAGTTTCAAAGTGGACGGGCATTCCTGTTACACGAATGCTTGAAAGTGAAAGACAGAAGCTGCTTACAATGGAGCAGAATCTTGAGCAGCGAGTTATTGGACAGGATGAGGCAGTGGTTGCAGTTTCAAATGCCATCCGACGCTCACGTGCAGGCTTACAGGATGAGAACAGACCAATCGGTTCATTTATATTTCTTGGTACTACAGGCGTAGGTAAGACTGAACTTGCAAGAGCGCTTGCCGAGTTTTTATTCGATGATGAAAAGGCAATGGTGCGGATTGATATGAGCGAGTACATGGAAAAATTTTCAGTCTCGCGATTAATCGGCGCGCCTCCCGGATACGTAGGTTATGAAGAAGGCGGACAGCTTACAGAAGCAGTGAGAAGAAGACCTTACTGCGTTTTACTTCTCGATGAAATTGAGAAAGCGCACCCCGATGTATTTAATATTTTATTGCAGGTGCTTGATGAAGGTAGATTGACTGACTCACAGGGCAGAACTGTTAACTTCAAGAATACAATTATTATAATGACTTCGAATCTTGGAGCACATTTGATACAGGAAAGATTGCAGACTATTAATGATGAAAACAAAGATGTAATAATGGGAGAGCTGCGTGTAAGCATGCTTGAGTTATTAAGGCAGACAATCCGCCCCGAGTTTTTAAACCGCATTGATGAAATAATTTTGTTCAAGCCTCTTACTGAAGGTGATATAAGAAAAATTGTAAATCTGCAATTAAAGCAGCTTGAAGAAAAACTTGCAAGAAATCAGATGACACTGAAAATTGATGCAGATGTGATGGACTGGCTGGGTAAGTTAGGCTTTGATATTACTTTCGGCGCAAGACCATTGAAACGAACAATTCAAAAACATATTACAAACGTTCTCTCTGAAAAAATACTGAATGCAGATTTTCTCCCGGGAGACATTGTTGAAGTAATTTTAGATAACAGGGGCTTAATTGAGTTCAGGAAAGGAAAACCGGATAAAGCTTAATGATTAATTATTTCCAGAATTATTTTGAACTCAAAGTTCTTAAGCTGAGTGATATTAAACTTCACGAAGCAACTGAAGCTGTCAGAAGAACGAGAGTCTTCGACAGGATTTCAGAAGCAAAATATCTGAACAATCCTATTATTGTCGGCAAGTATGATAATGAATTAATACTTCTCGACGGCGCGAACAGATATAGTTCGATTAAATCACTCGGCTGCAAGCTAATCATTGCTCAGATAATAAATTACAAGTCGCATAAGACTGTGCTTGATGTATGGAACCACCTAGTATATGATTTACGTTTGGAAGAAGTAAAAGAGTTTTGCAGGAAGAACAGAATCAGTTTTAAACACATTGCTTATTCAGCGGGAAAGAAAATTTTAGATAAGAATTTCCATCATATCTTAGTTACGGATACAGCCGGGACCGATACTATCTTAATTGACTTAAGCAAAAATTT
The genomic region above belongs to Bacteroidota bacterium and contains:
- a CDS encoding methionyl-tRNA formyltransferase — encoded protein: MGTPQFAVPSLDILIKNGHEILSVVTVPDKPKGRGQKLGISEVKQYALDNNLKVLQPVKLRDENFLNELRELQPDLIIVVAFRVLPAVIFDIPKYGIFNLHGSLLPKYRGAAPINWAIINGDKETGVTTFFLKEKVDTGNIILQSKIDISENDTFGEVYDKLSAIGADLVLETVIEIEKGEVKIMEQRDEHSSPAPKIFKEDCKINWRKSSEEIHNFIRGLSPHPTAFSTLDGKIFKIYRTLKTEMKSNSDAGTLVKEEKKLFVNTKDYILEILELQLEGKKRMKAIDFLNGMDMSKEHKLV
- a CDS encoding AAA family ATPase, translating into MAKEKKINPTELRLQEVDKEISELTEQRNSLIAHWNLEKNLIKTIRSSKEEIENLKAEADKQEREGNLAKVAEIRYGKLLDLNKVIEKNTAELAELQKTNKMLKEEVDAEDIAEIVSKWTGIPVTRMLESERQKLLTMEQNLEQRVIGQDEAVVAVSNAIRRSRAGLQDENRPIGSFIFLGTTGVGKTELARALAEFLFDDEKAMVRIDMSEYMEKFSVSRLIGAPPGYVGYEEGGQLTEAVRRRPYCVLLLDEIEKAHPDVFNILLQVLDEGRLTDSQGRTVNFKNTIIIMTSNLGAHLIQERLQTINDENKDVIMGELRVSMLELLRQTIRPEFLNRIDEIILFKPLTEGDIRKIVNLQLKQLEEKLARNQMTLKIDADVMDWLGKLGFDITFGARPLKRTIQKHITNVLSEKILNADFLPGDIVEVILDNRGLIEFRKGKPDKA
- the fusA gene encoding elongation factor G encodes the protein MPTFTSDQIRNISIIGHGTTGKTIFAESMLYVGGTTNRFGKIEEGNTVSDYHKDEVEKQISINSSVLNTTWKNSKGEARKINIIDTPGYIDFLGEVKSSLRVTDTSVLLIDSFKGREVGTELSFHYTKDYENNIIFVINKLDQDNSDFDKCIEQLRESFGSEVAVVQFPLNPGPAFDAVVDVAKMKVLRFKSDGKGDFTEEDIPDALKDKANEYHKQFVEVIAAEEDSLMEKFFENDENLPEEDINYGLHKGMKERKIFPVFCASGKNSVGVKPVMDFICEYAESPLEKPAERGHSPNKDDVIEVAPNPNGEPCLFIFKTVSEKNIGELSFFRVYSGSIKPGMDLINEANGKTERISQLYYMNGKDRKEVTELKCGDIAAVVKLKDTHTNNTLSSKNFPVVLPYIIYPEHNMTLAIFPKKKGEEDKIAAALHTLHEEDPTFIVAHHPETHQTLISGQGEMHLNVIISRIKSKFGLDVEVEEPKIPYRETIRSVVKDSEFKYKKQSGGHGQYGHVHIRLEPNERGGGFEFINEIVGGVIPGKFIPAVEKGIQEVLVDGVIAGYPVVDVKVALHFGSYHDVDSSDMSFKIAGAQAFRKGFKDAKPVLLEPIYDVEIVFPEEFMGAVSGDISSRRGRIGGMEAEGHMQLLKCQMPLSEMGGYSSKLRSLTQGRGTYRRKFSHYEDVPKEVEVKIVAEYDKLKAEGNG
- the def gene encoding peptide deformylase — encoded protein: MPNQLPITILGMEILRKKSKPVKKIDADFLELVEDMFYTMRKSNGQGIAAPQVNSDLAVCIVDVSHHKQYKDLKPFILINPVIEKESGEDVTMEEGCLSIPGFGVDVTRKEKIVLKYDDFALKSVTLETDDMLARVIQHEVDHLNGKLITDFLTPEEKKERKAELNRIKKGDFEMNYPVILKK
- a CDS encoding T9SS type A sorting domain-containing protein, with the protein product MLNINPADNIFRVSYLSKGGTRDTVKYASSTDVSIGFTRFAGPINYTANASSDVAPDVMGAKVSSSSIGGIVYAAFGNAGTYYHGENFPLIGISNNNGTPEGFNLSQNYPNPFNPTTNIKFNIPVSGFTSLKVYDIIGNEVATLVNQNVQKGEYSVQFNTSELNLSSGVYFYRLTTGNFTDVKKMSLIK